A region from the Cherax quadricarinatus isolate ZL_2023a unplaced genomic scaffold, ASM3850222v1 Contig415, whole genome shotgun sequence genome encodes:
- the LOC138850931 gene encoding uncharacterized protein: MGSESFMNFWSSIVNDDCIQDQLKSVMTIEDREERALQLLSRTLFLLVMEIKHERDAVTKTLNQMKERSSRCTSQGENAVGDASGSVKPYELQHQKEMNQLDSQESPVKINIPIMQSEGDGYGIQKIVDASGKKESKLMNNQRRNNDYRCLSRSPRRVSPKNSREIEEKENGMTNGKASEEIASKILAPETLSLDENELYINVSKRRALATQTVSVPETLAVENTSALNTNVNENTDFYGNNVSSGSEILEETVTPPWNSPIDGGKEMRSPHKDQISTESLNQRSPVLGKQNPLSTSATMKETIDVPVISPLALNLDANKQSPKPLDSKGIKRTKIITSTPKYSSLSTQNFSSSLNDSTSPSLLPAVKNKAVRYNNEETHPSNPTSLENLQEQKQSSKSRKAFQRCLSSSRISPPKGNSRSLRRYRTTDEQSKISLSKIIIEPPTSNKKKI; the protein is encoded by the exons ATGGGAAGTGAAAGTTTtatgaacttttggtcatctatTGTTAATGATGACTGTATCCAGGACCAGCTGAAGTCTGTCATGACCATAGAGGATAGAGAAGAGCGAGCACTGCAGCTCCTCTCTCGCACTCTGTTTCTTTTAGTGATGG AAATCAAGCATGAGCGTGATGCAGTTACCAAGACACTGAACCAGATGAAGGAAAGGTCTAGCAGGTGCACTTCACAAGGAGAGAATGCTGTAGGTGATGCTTCAGGTAGTGTAAAACCTTATGAGCTGCAACATCAGAAAGAAATGAATCAGTTGGATTCACAGGAGAGTCCTGTAAAGATAAACATTCCAATTATGCAATCAGAAGGAGATGGTTATGGCATTCAGAAGATTGTTGATGCTTCAGGAAAGAAAGAAAGTAAATTAATGAATAATCAGAGAAGAAACAATGACTATCGATGTCTGTCCAGATCCCCCAGAAGAGTAAGTCCAAAAAATAGTAGAGAGATTGAAGAGAAAGAAAATGGTATGACAAATGGGAAGGCTTCAGAAGAAATTGCTTCAAAAATTCTTGCTCCAGAAACATTGTCTCTAGATGAGAATGAACTGTATATTAATGTGTCAAAAAGAAGGGCTCTAGCAACACAGACTGTGAGTGTCCCAGAGACCCTTGCTGTAGAGAATACAAGTGCCCTCAATACAAATGTGAATGAAAATACAGACTTTTATGGAAACAATGTTAGCAGTGGGAGTGAAATATTAGAGGAAACAGTCACTCCACCTTGGAATTCTCCTATTGATGGAGGAAAAGAAATGAGAAGTCCTCATAAAGATCAAATAAGTACTGAGTCCCTGAATCAGAGAAGTCCAGTGCTAGGAAAGCAAAATCCACTCTCGACCTCAGCAACCATGAAGGAAACAATTGATGTACCTGTAATCTCCCCTCTGGCATTAAACTTGGATGCAAATAAACAGTCACCAAAGCCACTGGATTCAAAAGGCATAAAAAGAACTAAGATTATTACTTCAACCCCAAAGTATTCTTCCCTAAGCACTCAGAATTTTTCAAGCTCGCTGAATGATTCTACATCTCCCTCACTTTTGCCAGCTGTTAAAAACAAAGCTGTTAGATATAATAATGAGGAAACACATCCTTCTAATCCAACTTCTCTTGAAAACCTGCAAGAACAAAAGCAATCTTCAAAATCAAGGAAAGCTTTTCAGAGGTGTTTATCAAGTTCCAGAATATCTCCACCAAAAGGAAATTCCCGTAGCCTGAGGAGATATAGAACTACAGATGAGCAAAGCAAGATATCTTTGAGTAAGATTATTATTGAACCACCTACAtctaataagaaaaaaatataa